Genomic window (Capsicum annuum cultivar UCD-10X-F1 chromosome 10, UCD10Xv1.1, whole genome shotgun sequence):
ATCGATATGCTTGAACATGAATATTGGGGTGGGGGGTCAGGGGGAGTTTTTCAAAACAGATTAGGGGATTAAGTAATGGGCTTTACTGCATCCACAATTGCACAAGATATTACTAACCTTGAGTTATTGGCTTTATCTATAGGTTTACAGCTAGCAATGCAGCATGAACTAAAGCCACTAGAGATAAATATGGATACAGacaatctaattaatttgattaaCAATGCAGACACTAATAATGCACTATTATGCGATTGCAGATTTCTTCTCCATTAGCTAGATAATCCGCCACTTATCTATCTCTACATAGAGCAGAATAGATTAGCGGATAGTCTAACAAAAAAAGCCATCTCCATTACACAATTGTCCTTTTTGTCTAACGCCTCAATAAGGATACTACTACTTTTTGGTTGCCTCCCCATGATATATTACAAAATTTGCATGCTGATTGGGTGGGGGGACGTAGTTACTAGGCAAGTTAAATCTTTGGATACTTTGCCTCCTAGTGCAATTGTAAGTTTTTCTACTACTATTGCTTTATCTTCTAGCAGTTGGTCTGTAAATACTGCATAATATGCAAATACTATGGTGGCAGCGCTATCACATGCTTCTCTGTAGTTTTTGTTATGATGctataatataatataagtatccttattcaaaaaaaaaagaaaaaagaagatgaaatgcTTCCtggaaaaatgaataatatttattgttGCTCATTTCTTATTTTCAAATAATGAGGACCGCAAGAGATACTATAGAGGGTTGAGTGTGTTTGTACAGTAGTGTATTTTTAAGCCACGCTATAAGAGAGTTGAAGAAGTCATGTGAAAGTAGGGAATGAATATAGGTATTTATTTCTTAATAGAAGAGCTCATATCGAGCTTTGGGAGTGAAACAATCTCCAAGCACTAGATGCTAgtaaaacttgatttttttttttcacacaaaaaagtgaaaaagacaacaaattatctattaaaaaataatgataataataaaaatatatattttaccttAGCATATTATAAGAAGATGAAGTAAGGAACGACCAGGGTTATAACAGTCATTTTACACCAACACATCCTTCTAGAATCTGTTCTTGCTCACCGACATACTCCATTTGCTTTTCAACCAACTTTTTCCCTTTTTCCATTCTACCTTTTAGTTTTGGCTtaattttctcttccaatttctGGTAAGTTTTCTTTcgattcttgttttatttttgttcaatTCTTTTCTAATCTCTGAACATATAGAGAAGTATAGGGTTCCATAAATCCTCAGACGAGCTCCTGGTGTGAAGTCTGTGGAGAGAGATTGGAAAGTGAGGAGGCTTACAACTCACACACCACAATTTTTGGGGCTTCCTACAGGAGTATTGCCAAAAAGGTGGTGGGTTTGACAGAGCAGGGGAGGATATCGTAATAGGTTTCATCGACTCTGGCATCTATCCACACCATACCAGTTTTGCAAGCCACAACACCGAACCCTATGGACCTCTTCCAAAGTATGGAGGAACATGTGAAATTGATCCTAGCACCAAGAAAGACTATTGCAATGGGAAGATTATAGGTGCTCAACATTTTTCCGAAGCTGCAAAAGCAGCTGGTTCATTTAATCCTGCAATGGATTTTGATTCTCCTCTAGACGGTGATGGACACGGAaggtttgttaacttcattttccttaaaagattgaatttttgaattaaagagAAATCTGAAATTGAAATTTTGGGTTAAGGAAAGTCCTTTCTTAATTTGATaggttttgattttgatatttagctTCCCTCTTAAGCAAATTGAAATTTTGTTTTCCGGATTCAATCACATATTTGCTTATTTGTTAAGATGTATGACTCTTTGAAAATTCTCTGTTTCAGTACCTGCAAAATATCTCAGAAAATCGAAAGTCccacaaactttttttttctctattctttCCCAGCCAAAAGTCCCACAAGGTTATTAATCACTGTAATGGAATGAGCCACGTTGAGGAATGAATATTATAGCTATCAACAAATAGATTGGGATTTGAATGGAATGCGCGCACCTCGACAAAAGATAATTGAGACATAGGATGTGTTTCATTCTTTGTTTTTTAGGAACAGATTCCTTtcctatcttttttttatttgttcttttcttttatttgtaggCTTCTTCTCGATTTCCtttgtatttgttaattttttaaggATTAATTATTGTGGATTAAATTAATCGTTATTGAAAATTTTCCCCGTCTAATCGTGCagattgaatttttgaaattttacttGACATGCAGTGTTAAATTGAGGTTGTTAAATTGGGTATTTTCAGCCATTTCTACCAGTTTTGAAGCTATAGATATGTGCTTCTTCGGATTTCCCCTTACACTGCATATTCCTGTTTTTCCTTCGTctattttttcgttttctttcGGATTCTTTTTATGTCTTATTTTATTCGAACTATGTTATACTTTTTCTACCTAAATATTTTTCACATTGTCACCTGTGAGTGACGGTTTGATAAGGATGGAGCTGTAATATTATACGTACAGATTCGAACAAATTCAATTGGTAAGACAAGCTATAAATTTGATAATATATAAGCTTCAAATAATATGTGATAAGATTACGTATAATAAATTCTTGCAAATAGATCCTATTTCAAAGCGCGTTACAACGGAAGGCGAAAGCTTAAATAAATCAGGCTGTCCTTTATAAACTTTAAATAATAATCTCCCTCTAAATTAATCTGGCTACGCTATTGGTCAAAGTGGTTTATATAACTGTTATTGGTCTATTTTGGGTGTTACATCATTAAGTGAGTGGTCAAAGAAAGAGTTGTAAAAGATACTGCATGATTTGAAGATATTTTCATCAACTGATATCACTCAGGGATGTTGAATTTATTTTGGTGCAGTCTTTGCTGTCTGTTTATTGTCATCTTGGATAAATACCTAAAGTAGCTGGTGGATTTGTATAGTAGGTCAAAAGAATTACTATACCAGTTAAAATGTCCATAATAGCTAATACCAAGCTTTGTCATGTGAATGAGCAGCCTGATGTTGTGGTTAATTGTGCTGCACTTTCTTTTCCACGTGCCTGCGAAGTGGATCCTACTGCTGCCATGGCTATTAATGTACCTTTTGTTCTTGTTAAATGGTTGTCGAGTTTTAGCAATGGTGGCTCTCTTCTAATTCACTTGTCTACTGATCAAGGTAAGAAACGAGGAAATCATTGTAGTGACAACAGTTATTTTTTCACAGAAGTTAAGAGAGTTTCTATCTTTTGAGCTGGTTATGCTTCTTAGGCTAACTATGTTGGTGTCTATGCGGTAGGAGAATGGTAAAACGTTAATTTACTTTCACTGGTAGAGTTTGGTCATTGTTTCACTTATTTGATAAGTTGGAAAAGAAGTAGACGATGAGAAAAGTAAAATGGATGTACTTCCTTTGTAGGACTTCTGGGAGTGAAAAGTTGCAAAGCTGAGTACGCAAGTCCTCAGCTATTTGCCATGCTCCGGTTCTACTGGTTACCAGGCGGTCAATTCTTCCCTCATCTTACATACTGTTTCAATGTTGCTTTGGAGCCTTTGCCTCTGTCTCCACTGATATAGCAGattctcctttttcttttgttgaaaaaAGGATCACCTATTTCATTAGATGTAAAAGTTTATCCACTCAATGAAATTTTCAGTTAGATGTGAAGATGCAATTTTTGGTTTTCAAACAGTTCTTAACAATTGATGTATCACTTTGAcagttttatttgttgtttagttaCATACTCTTCATGATATAGCCCATGAGGAATGAGGTGCACGTCTTAGAGCTTTTGTGCCTGCATGGAAGCGCCACCTAAGTGAGATTTTGCGCCTAACCCTCCGCTGCGCCTAGCTTCACGGCTTGAGCTCACCTCAATTAAGTCTTTAACAACAACACTGGCAATCAATATCATACAAGGCGGACCCAGCTTGAAAATTGTGGTGCTCCGGCACCCATTAAACCCAACCcagaataggtataattatataacaaatatataaaaattgatataaaatggAAAAACACACCCGTGAAACCAAGAAGATAGCCCGGTGCTTTGATTTCCATGCGGAACCTTATAGCTTTGGGTGTCAATGTAAGTGTCTGATCCTCCCGAGCACCTACAACTCCTAAATCCTGGGTCCGCCACGGATATCATAGGAACCAAACTCTATATACTTATCTcctggtgtttttttttttaggataaaaacAAGTGGTAGACATAACTCTGGTGTTACCTCTGACATTCCTGCCTAACAAACTAATTCTGGCACAAGGATGTCATTTTTTGATAAGAACTGTTTCTTCTAACACAGAGGTAACTTTTTAATATAAAGGAAAAGAGCAATTTATGTTATTTAGAAGTTTCTGGACTCCTTGAGTCAATACAGGTAAGATGCTTAAAATTAATAGACACTTGGATAAGGAAGATACTGACTTAAATTTCCCgtgcatgaaaattttgagaaataGGATGTTAGCTTGTGTTCACCAATTTACCTGATATATTTGTTGGTGAatgcttcatattatttatttggCAGTATTCCTTCCCATGATACGATTTGAAGAAGTTCTTTACAGCCTTAGCATCTGTAGCTCAGGTCAAAATTTTTGAATGTTCTCGCGTGGCTGGATGGACAGTCATTTAATTTAAGAATGTTCTCTTATTTTTTGAATGATGCAAACAATTTTCCTGTGACAAGGTGAAACTAATTTGACTTTTCTCTCTGTTTATGAAGGGACAAAATACTTCTACAAGGAAGATGACGAGACCCTTCCAGTGAATGTTTATACAAGTTCAAAGGTAGCAGCAGAGCAATTTATATCTGCAAATTACTCGAACTTTGCAATTTTAAGGAGCAGTATTATTTATGGACCGCAGACCGTCTCCCCCGTCCCAAAATCACTTCCAGTTCAGGTGAATACAATGAACTTCACCTTGTTCTTGCAGTTGTCCAATTTCACTAAGGGGTTGTTCTGTTCTTTGATCTCATCTTCTCGTGTTGCGGATGTCAGGTTATCTTTTATCTCATTTCCTCCCAAATTTCTTTCATCCTTTTCCTATTTTCTAATTTCATGACTTATTCTGTCTAACTTTCTGTCTTAATGTACTGGAGTGTAAATTTTCTTCCTTATTTCTCTTTATTCTCTTTAatttgttgatatttattttgatcaaatCAAACTTTCAGGGACTATTTTCAGTTGGAACTTCATCTTCTCCATTGGGTGTTTCAATGTTACGTATGTTTTCTTTCgattttttttctgaaatttatggttgatattattattgttttgccTAATATCTCTCCGATTTTGTGGTTAAGTGGAGATTTTTGTAAGTGCGATATTTTTATTGTTGCATAATAAGCCTTTAGAAGACAACACATTATGTGTATTATTTTAGGTTGGGCTACATAATAATAATTATGACTTGGATGCCTTAATTGTCAAATATCTCAACTGGACTTTAGTAAACTATTCCTAAAAgtgatgttgatgatctaagaatCATTGCTTAGTAGTCTGTGGGACATTCCCGAAATAACTTACCGAAATAACAAGGATGCTTAAGTCTAATAGAGTAGTTAATTATTTTGGTGCACATAGAGCTAGCCATCAACGAGTCGAAATGTTGTGTGGAGAAGTGGTGAAGGCAGCTGAATAGATCTCTGAGTACTTTCAGATTTCACTATGTTCTTTTCTCTTTTGCTTATTAAACATTACTCACTTGACATAGGTTAGAATGctatgtattttctttttgttcagtATAAAATGAGCTACAGATTCGACCATGGCAGTTTCATCAATGAATGATTGGGAAGGTCGATAGCAAATGTTAACTATGATAAGTTTTATAGGATACAATACTTGCTAGTTGAACTATTGCCTTATCTCTATAGAGCTGTAATAGTCCAAGATTTATCCCATTtgaagaaaacatgaaaaataaattttactgtGAAGTGAATATAAGAAAATGTACAAgtgtttcttcatttttcacaaaTAATCTACAATTTGGAAACTAATTATATTGCAATATATTAACACAAGTTTCCTTATGTGGAGCAAAAGCACTTGCGGATGACCATATATAAAGATATCCATAAGCAGGAATAAAAGcaattatgatttcattattatgtaaACTACTTTAGCAAAAATTAGGACGATAAATTTTTGTATGTTTATTCAGATAGTGTTGAGACAGCGGGGTCAACAgaaatttatgagcttttgacTTAAATGTGTGGCCTATGTATTTGTAGATTGCGCTACTCAAGCTTCAGGTATTTGCAGATCTTTACTTCTATTATCTGCTTACTGATATTAACTAGAAGCTAAgttaattttttatcatttttgaaaatACTTTTGACTATTGATGTTTTTTATCCGAAGATTTAGCTAATTGCAGTTAATATAGGTAAGGTTAATAACCCTGACTTAGAAAGCATGACTATGATACATGAACAATCGCCAAAATTATCATGGTAAGCTTCTTATACACTATATTTTTAATATCATTTCATCAAACGCACCCTACCATTATAGAGATTTTAAGATGGTGtatatggtaaaaaaaatatgaataagttTAATATATACATGGCTTCAGCAAATTAAGTCATGCTgctattttatttgttatttccaaaatatagaagaagaggTATGGCGCTGCAAAAAAATGGATGATTTATAAAAGCTTTGCTTACAATAAACCTATACTTCATTTTAGACAATATATTAGCAAGAGTATATAGTAATTGTGGCATGTATAGTCTAAGAATATAGTTGTCTCTTTGAATCATTGTCCATCTCTTCTAAAATCATCTAAAGATGGTGTCTACATTTGAAGAAAACTTAGTAGCAAGTTGTAGATTCCCATACACCAACCAATCAGAATGTTTTGAAGCCTCAAAATGATGTCGACTTTGAAGGGCTAAACTTCTCATTTTTTGGGTCCTCCCTTTGTTGTTTTCTGTTATCACCGAAGTGCTATGAGATCCTTCTTCATTTGTATATCCTTTcctgataaaaaataaaaaatatatagtagatTTAAAATATTACCTGTGAAGTCTAATGAATCAACATGTGTTGATATGAGAaactcattatttatttttgataatgttggTATGTACTCATTAACCAATCACACAGTTTCTTGTTTCATTTTGAAACAAAGTCTATTGAGGGACATACTATGACCTATTCTAGGTTCTTTGCTTGTATGTTGCTCTACTGGGATAACAAGATTTCCAAGGTTGGTCCTAATATGTTATCTTTTGTACTAAACATCAAGTTAAGGTTATTCTAAGTGCTAATGTTTCTGGTGAGAAGTATACAAATATTGATGTCATAT
Coding sequences:
- the LOC107843979 gene encoding uncharacterized protein LOC107843979 isoform X9; this translates as MDTEGTKYFYKEDDETLPVNVYTSSKVAAEQFISANYSNFAILRSSIIYGPQTVSPVPKSLPVQVNTMNFTLFLQLSNFTKGLFCSLISSSRVADVRDYFQLELHLLHWVFQCYC
- the LOC107843979 gene encoding uncharacterized protein LOC107843979 isoform X8 → MAINVPFVLVKWLSSFSNGGSLLIHLSTDQGTKYFYKEDDETLPVNVYTSSKVAAEQFISANYSNFAILRSSIIYGPQTVSPVPKSLPVQGLFSVGTSSSPLGVSMLLLRQRGQQKFMSF
- the LOC107843979 gene encoding uncharacterized protein LOC107843979 isoform X6 → MDTEGTKYFYKEDDETLPVNVYTSSKVAAEQFISANYSNFAILRSSIIYGPQTVSPVPKSLPVQVNTMNFTLFLQLSNFTKGLFCSLISSSRVADVRDYFQLELHLLHWVFQCYIVLRQRGQQKFMSF
- the LOC107843979 gene encoding uncharacterized protein LOC107843979 isoform X1; this encodes MAINVPFVLVKWLSSFSNGGSLLIHLSTDQGTKYFYKEDDETLPVNVYTSSKVAAEQFISANYSNFAILRSSIIYGPQTVSPVPKSLPVQVNTMNFTLFLQLSNFTKGLFCSLISSSRVADVRDYFQLELHLLHWVFQCYVCFLSIFFLKFMVDIIIVLPNISPILWLSGDFCKCDIFIVA
- the LOC107843979 gene encoding uncharacterized protein LOC107843979 isoform X5 — its product is MAINVPFVLVKWLSSFSNGGSLLIHLSTDQGTKYFYKEDDETLPVNVYTSSKLSNFTKGLFCSLISSSRVADVRDYFQLELHLLHWVFQCYVCFLSIFFLKFMVDIIIVLPNISPILWLSGDFCKCDIFIVA
- the LOC107843979 gene encoding uncharacterized protein LOC107843979 isoform X3; its protein translation is MAINVPFVLVKWLSSFSNGGSLLIHLSTDQGTKYFYKEDDETLPVNVYTSSKVAAEQFISANYSNFAILRSSIIYGPQTVSPVPKSLPVQVNTMNFTLFLQLSNFTKGLFCSLISSSRVADVRDYFQLELHLLHWVFQCYIVLRQRGQQKFMSF
- the LOC107843979 gene encoding uncharacterized protein LOC107843979 isoform X4, translating into MAINVPFVLVKWLSSFSNGGSLLIHLSTDQGTKYFYKEDDETLPVNVYTSSKVAAEQFISANYSNFAILRSSIIYGPQTVSPVPKSLPVQVNTMNFTLFLQLSNFTKGLFCSLISSSRVADVRDYFQLELHLLHWVFQCYC
- the LOC107843979 gene encoding uncharacterized protein LOC107843979 isoform X2; the protein is MDTEGTKYFYKEDDETLPVNVYTSSKVAAEQFISANYSNFAILRSSIIYGPQTVSPVPKSLPVQVNTMNFTLFLQLSNFTKGLFCSLISSSRVADVRDYFQLELHLLHWVFQCYVCFLSIFFLKFMVDIIIVLPNISPILWLSGDFCKCDIFIVA
- the LOC107843979 gene encoding uncharacterized protein LOC107843979 isoform X12 — its product is MAINVPFVLVKWLSSFSNGGSLLIHLSTDQGTKYFYKEDDETLPVNVYTSSKLSNFTKGLFCSLISSSRVADVRDYFQLELHLLHWVFQCYC
- the LOC107843979 gene encoding uncharacterized protein LOC107843979 isoform X7, giving the protein MAINVPFVLVKWLSSFSNGGSLLIHLSTDQGTKYFYKEDDETLPVNVYTSSKVAAEQFISANYSNFAILRSSIIYGPQTVSPVPKSLPVQGLFSVGTSSSPLGVSMLHSVETAGSTEIYELLT
- the LOC107843979 gene encoding uncharacterized protein LOC107843979 isoform X11, producing the protein MAINVPFVLVKWLSSFSNGGSLLIHLSTDQGTKYFYKEDDETLPVNVYTSSKLSNFTKGLFCSLISSSRVADVRDYFQLELHLLHWVFQCYIVLRQRGQQKFMSF
- the LOC107843979 gene encoding uncharacterized protein LOC107843979 isoform X10: MDTEGTKYFYKEDDETLPVNVYTSSKLSNFTKGLFCSLISSSRVADVRDYFQLELHLLHWVFQCYVCFLSIFFLKFMVDIIIVLPNISPILWLSGDFCKCDIFIVA